In Janthinobacterium agaricidamnosum NBRC 102515 = DSM 9628, the DNA window CAGGCCTTATTTCCCGCTTACCGGCAATTGCTGGAAAACGGCCATTGCACGCAGCTGGCCGACAGTCCGCCGAACTTGCGCGGCAAGCACCCGCCGCAATTCCATGCCCGCGAGCCGGAAGCGTTTCCCCTATTTCCGACGCCGCAAGAAACGCTGGCGGCGGCGATCGGCGGCGCCCGTCCGTCGGTGCCGCCGCCGCTGCTGGCGGCGCCGCGGGTGACGCTGGAAATCATCCACGGCAGCATGGCCTCGGCCGACGCGCCGGTAATGACCGGCAGCTACGCCTATGAATCGCTGCGCGGCAGCATGACTTTCCTCGACCGGCTGCTCGATGGCCGGCTGCAGGAAATCCATGCGCTCGGCCGTTACCCGCAGCGGCCCGACGAGGCGCTGGTAGTGCTGCAGCCGGAACTGGCGCGCCGGCCCGGCGGCGCGATCGTCATCGGCCTCGGCGCGCTGGGCGAATTGACGCCGGGCGAACTGACGCGCGCGTTCGCCGGCGGCTTGCTGGAGTATGCCTGCGTGCGCGAACAATTGCTGGCCGCCGGCCAGCGCAACGCGCCCTGCCCGCCGTCGCGCCAGGAAGCGGCCGGGCATGGCACCGACAGCCTGCGGGTGGCCAGCCTGCTGTCCGGTTCCGGTTACGGCGGCCTGTCGATCGCGCTGTGCATACGCTCGCTGATCGACGGCGTGCGCAGCGCCAACCGGCGCCTCGAAGACGCCGGCCTGCGCAGCCGCATCCACCACATCAGCATTTATGAACAGTCGGAGGCGCGCGCCATCGCGGCCGCCATCGCGATCGAACAGGTGATGTGCGAAACGCGCTACCAGAGCGCGCTGCACTTCGACCGGCGCATCAAGCACAGCCCCGGCGGCTACCGGCGGGTGCTGCCGGTGCTGAGCGGCGACAATGGCTGGCGCCGGGTGCACATCGTCGCCGCCGACCTGTCCGGCGCATTGCGGTTTACCCTCGTCACCGACCGCGCCCACAACAGCGTCGATGAAGAACCGAACCAGCGCCAGGCGGTCGACGGCCTGATCATGGACGCCACCGACAACACCACCGACCAGCCCGGCCTGTCGCGCGCGCTGTACGAACTGATGCTGCCGAACGGCTTGAAGGCGGCGATTCCGGAAATGCGCGGCCTGATCCTGGCGGTCGACCAGAGCGCCGCGATCTATCCGTGGGAATTGATGCGCGACGAGGCCGACCGCGAAGAAAGCCCGCTGTCGACCCGCATCGGCATGGTGCGCCAGCTGGCCTCGCCGCGCGAACTGCCGCGCGGCATCAGCCCGGCCAGCAACAGCGTGCTGGTGGTCGGCGACACCGATTCCGGGCTGGCCGAACTGCCGGCCGCGCAAGCCGAGGCGCAACAGGTGGCGCGCATGTTCGGCGCCAGCGGCTACCACGTGGTCGACCTGTACCGGCCCAAGGCGCAACAAGTGCTGGTGCACCTGTTCGATGAAAAATACTTCGCCATCCACCTGGCCGGCCACGGCGAAGTCGAAGGCGCCAGCACGCCGCTGACCGGCCTGGTGCTGGGGCCGAAAACCCGGCTGACGGCGGCCCAGATCAGCAAGCTGAAACGGGTGCCGCAATTCGTCTTCATCAATTGCTGCCACCTGGGCGACATGCGCCCGGACGCGGCGGCGCCATGGTCCAAGCTGGCCGCCAACCTGGCCACCGCCTTCATCGAAATGGGTTCCCAGGCGGTCATCGCGGCCGGCTGGCGCATCGACGACCAGGCCGCCAGCACCTTTGCGCGCAGCTTTTACAAGGGCATGATGAGCGGCGAATATTTCGGCGACGCGGTGCGGCTGGCGCGCGAGGCGACCTTCCTCGGCTTCCCGGCGTCGAACACCTGGGGCGCCTACCAGGCCTACGGCGACGACCGCTACCGCTTCCCGAACACCGAGACCAAGCAATGGCTGGCGCCGGACTATCACTACCACGGCCAGTTGCTGGCCGACCTGGAAACGCTGCATGCGCGCATCGCCGGCGCCGATGCGGCGCGCCGCAAGAGCATCCAGGACAAGGTCGGCGCGATCGAGGAATCGGCGCGGCTGCGCTTTTACGGCTACGCCGACATCCGCGAAAAAATGGCCGACACGCGGGCCGGGCTGGGCGGCATCGACAATACGCTGCGCGCGATCGAGCATTACCGCGCCGCGCAAAGCGCCACCGACGGCCAGGTCAGCATGCGCGCGCTGGAACGGCTGGCCACGCTCGAAGTCAGGCAGGGTGCGGCGCTGCTCGGCATCGCCGCCGGCGATGCCGTCGAACAGCCGGCCGAGCCGGCACAAGGCGCGGCCTTGATGGACAGCGGCCGGCGCCGGCTGGAATTGCTGATCGAACTGGCGCCGACCGCGCAGCGCCTGTCGCTGCTGGGCGAATACTGGAAGCTGCAGGCCCGGCTGGCGCGGTTGCACGGCGCACCGGCCGAAGCGGCGCTGCTGGAAATGACGGCCGCCTACCGCCGCGCGCTGGACGAGTCGGCGCTGCGCAGCGGTTCGGCCGACTATGAAATCGTCTTCAACGCGCTGGCCGGCGCTTTCCTGCTGAAGGCCGCCGGCCATGGCGACGCATGGTCGGTGCTGCATCCGGTGCTGGCCGACGTGCTGCAAAGCGCGATCGCCAACGCGCACCAGCGTTACGCCGAGGAGCGCAAGTCGGCCGATATTTGCGTCGAGGTGCAAGGCGCGCTGATCGCCACGCTGTGGGCCTGTTATGAAGCGCCGCCCACGCCCGCGTCCAGCGTGTTCGGCGCGGCCCAGCGCGACCAGATCATCGCCTTGTACCACGACGCGCTGCGCCGTTTCGGCTCGATCGGCGAACCGGAAGCGCTGCTCCTGCCGGTGCGCTTCATGCTGGAAATGATGCCGCCGGGCGCACCCGAAGGCAGCCTCGAAGCCCGCTTGCGGGCCTCGCTGCAAGCATTCGTGGCGCAACTGCCGGCACTGGCCTGACGGATTTACCGCGCCGCGGTCTCGACCCCGTAATGCCTGGCGTAGCGGCCATCCAGGTTGGCCAGCGGCATCATCAGGAAAATGTCGGCGCTTTCGAAATCGGGGTCCCAGGCCGGTTCGCCGCACAGCCACGCGCCGGAACGCATATAACCCTTGATCAGCTGCGGCACTTGCGGTGTCAGCGCCGCTACGACCTGCTGGATCGGGAACGGCAAATGCGGCGTGACGCGGTATTCGGCCAGTCCCTGCCACAGCAGCATGATCACGCTGCCGCCGCGGTATTTCGGATGGATGCAGGCGCGCCCCGCTTCGACCATGCGGCCGCGCACATTGTTCAGCCGCCCCAGGTCGAATTCGTTTTCCGAATACAGGCGGCCGATCTTGCGCGAACGGGACGCGCTCAGCACGCGGTAAGTGCCGACCACCTTCAGCGTGTCGGCGTCGCGCACGATCAAATGATCGCAATGCTCGTCGAATTCATCGCTGTCGAGGCCATCGGCGCGTGCCAGCGCCGACAAACCCATGTTCTCGATAAACACTTTATAACGCAGGCGCTGCACTTCGCGCAGCTCTTCGGGCGTGCTGGCCAGGCTGGGCACCAGCTTGACCGGATTGGCCTTGACGTCGGCCGAGGTTATCAGGTTTTGCATGCTTCATCCTAAATCCTGGCGGCGCCACGCCTGTGGCGCAACGCCGAATTCAGGCATAATCAATCCAGGCTATCGTTGGGATCATCATGGACAAGCACAATACCGAAGGACATATCGCCGCCTACCCGCACGCGGCGGCCGGCTGGGGCGCGCTGAAATACGTCGCGCTGAACCTGCTGAAGGAAAAGGTCGAACCCGGCAAGCTGAAAGCGCTATTGGCGCAAAACCAGCCGGACGGGTTCGATTGCCCCGGCTGCGCCTGGCCCGACCGCGAACACACGTCGACCTTCGAATTCTGCGAAAACGGCGCCAAGGCGGTGGCCGCCGAAGCCACCAGCAAGCGCGCCGGACCGGAGCTGTTCGCCCGCTACACGGTATCGGAACTGCTGCAGCAATCCGATTATGAGCTGGAGCGGCATGGCCGGCTGACCGACCCGCTGGTGTACGATCCGGCCAGCGACCGCTATCGGCTGATCGGCTGGGACGCCGCGTTCGCGCTGGTGGCGCGCCACTTGCACGCGCTCGACAGCCCGCACCAGGCCGCCTTTTACACGTCCGGGCGGGCCAGCAATGAAGCGGCGTTTTTGTACCAGCTGATGGTGCGCATGTACGGCACCAACAATTTTCCCGATTGCTCGAATATGTGCCACGAAGCGACCAGCCGCGGTTTGCCGGCCACGGTCGGCATCGGCAAGGGCACGGTCACGCTGGACGATTTCGAGCATGCCGACACGCTGCTGATCTTTGGCCAG includes these proteins:
- a CDS encoding CHAT domain-containing protein is translated as MDIPDDSASPASLLLRLTRDPHASLKTSHAAPEWQVSTYVLSGARGFGSDQLTVALGPLDVTELILADGSSLLASCDSLPRYLGTPSAAGNGAAPLIEVGQALRPSGPRLPPGASGDGVGAWMLKALRIYRGGGSGMTALAAAGAFQDRQLDHRLGLYRCATERWELTPAAPLAPAREPLLLLLHGSASSTERCFRGLWDNGLGPQLAALYGNRIYGYEHRTLSEGPIHNALELVRLLPQGALLHVLSHGSGGLVGELLARAQRSASRGAADLAGDGIERLSENTVGGEPFNRHDIDHFTSQAMLTGRLGYAADAARLEQLNLELKSRAIRIERFVRVACPARGSTLVSGRLERWASVMFNLLGSGATAAPPRASGEIVDAGASFFLALVQQRCDARLLPGIEAMMPDSPLVALLNAPDVRIDASLHVLAGDCSGHGLLKWLGDSLSGLDYGGQSDLLVNSASMSGGAARQPPLRQVFLRGPHVHHLNYFERPHSAALLLRALAGVPEVQFQPLAGIEHGAVARGGEAPKRRDGAPIVLLLPGVMGSHLQVGNSRVWFDPVNLVEGQIERLAVGQPHIVSAGWVEPYYEPFAQFLAQSHEVRPFTYDWRLSLLDSGAAFETVLDAAMDDAERRGQPLRIVGHGMGGLLARWALRERWPRFTAISGSRLLQVGTPNRGTHAMAAVLLGRDELVQMLISWIGWKHTARQFLGFIRAFPGVLEMLPWPADGQTPLANDGIDYFDPATWKLWQQDDREAGLANGWHAPLAAALQQARSSAALIAATPLNARHTSYLAGCAATPLAVRVRAGRLEIAYGIEGDGRVAWDGGIPAGIKAWYVAAAHGDLLRQQALFPAYRQLLENGHCTQLADSPPNLRGKHPPQFHAREPEAFPLFPTPQETLAAAIGGARPSVPPPLLAAPRVTLEIIHGSMASADAPVMTGSYAYESLRGSMTFLDRLLDGRLQEIHALGRYPQRPDEALVVLQPELARRPGGAIVIGLGALGELTPGELTRAFAGGLLEYACVREQLLAAGQRNAPCPPSRQEAAGHGTDSLRVASLLSGSGYGGLSIALCIRSLIDGVRSANRRLEDAGLRSRIHHISIYEQSEARAIAAAIAIEQVMCETRYQSALHFDRRIKHSPGGYRRVLPVLSGDNGWRRVHIVAADLSGALRFTLVTDRAHNSVDEEPNQRQAVDGLIMDATDNTTDQPGLSRALYELMLPNGLKAAIPEMRGLILAVDQSAAIYPWELMRDEADREESPLSTRIGMVRQLASPRELPRGISPASNSVLVVGDTDSGLAELPAAQAEAQQVARMFGASGYHVVDLYRPKAQQVLVHLFDEKYFAIHLAGHGEVEGASTPLTGLVLGPKTRLTAAQISKLKRVPQFVFINCCHLGDMRPDAAAPWSKLAANLATAFIEMGSQAVIAAGWRIDDQAASTFARSFYKGMMSGEYFGDAVRLAREATFLGFPASNTWGAYQAYGDDRYRFPNTETKQWLAPDYHYHGQLLADLETLHARIAGADAARRKSIQDKVGAIEESARLRFYGYADIREKMADTRAGLGGIDNTLRAIEHYRAAQSATDGQVSMRALERLATLEVRQGAALLGIAAGDAVEQPAEPAQGAALMDSGRRRLELLIELAPTAQRLSLLGEYWKLQARLARLHGAPAEAALLEMTAAYRRALDESALRSGSADYEIVFNALAGAFLLKAAGHGDAWSVLHPVLADVLQSAIANAHQRYAEERKSADICVEVQGALIATLWACYEAPPTPASSVFGAAQRDQIIALYHDALRRFGSIGEPEALLLPVRFMLEMMPPGAPEGSLEARLRASLQAFVAQLPALA
- a CDS encoding GNAT family N-acetyltransferase codes for the protein MQNLITSADVKANPVKLVPSLASTPEELREVQRLRYKVFIENMGLSALARADGLDSDEFDEHCDHLIVRDADTLKVVGTYRVLSASRSRKIGRLYSENEFDLGRLNNVRGRMVEAGRACIHPKYRGGSVIMLLWQGLAEYRVTPHLPFPIQQVVAALTPQVPQLIKGYMRSGAWLCGEPAWDPDFESADIFLMMPLANLDGRYARHYGVETAAR